Proteins from a genomic interval of Pseudodesulfovibrio nedwellii:
- a CDS encoding c-type heme family protein, which yields MGNFGPKNLQAKFLLGLGTIVFLLGLFFASSLYFHLSSLLDTQVKDKADLVLNQVSSVQGYVREILRPKMYQTLPEGEFVIEAMSSSYISRAIMDRLNLRHSEYYYRRVADNARNPLFEIKDSERELLAYFRKNPGKEYWEGYRKIDSKEFFVKARPVEFKKSCMTCHGVPEDSPPVLLERYGTERGFGHTLGDIAGLVVVGVPIDGAVGKIREATIGYAALYGGGMLLFFALVQIFFNRLIMTNLHRLTDKFRKLFQEDEELGFMEKLENVDEIEEVVQGLEELGDHVHEMNYQLRQHSENLEQMVEVRTGELKLEAEERRSDVGLFVQLLDGLNKSHTRRQMWQHSLPLIVQRFRASLGGFICMLASQTYYTWPEETPKPDLPHNWKEIITEVEPYYEPGKAYIPVWASDASSEGILCLIWDEGTIITNQDRNVLRALGQQLGIAMENLAALHNLLRQKDMLQAIVEGISDPLLLMDGACGVVLANEAARSLCVSFGGAVADTACSTLFRQGGVFENCPLKSSLEHGEAMAREVQTADGRSFSISVFPVAEGAAKEAHGVVYVRDVTQEKRMLATMQQSEKLATVGQLAAGLAHEINNPLGVIKCYAELLRGAESRQEISSDAEIIIKHASQAETVLQDLLNFARPKKSEPVDLNVGRVVADAINIFRVQAEKKGVEVVPEVEDGLPSIITNEQAVEQILTNLLKNALDAVTKKVGHIIVSAHYKSDSDTIDVRVADNGPGIPEGDMLKLFDPFFSTKEVGKGTGLGLAVVYGLAQDIGGSIEMENDNGAVFTVHLPVNSDSTRSEQ from the coding sequence ATGGGTAATTTCGGACCAAAAAACCTTCAGGCCAAGTTCCTTCTTGGATTGGGAACCATCGTTTTTTTGCTGGGCTTGTTTTTCGCTTCGAGTTTGTATTTTCATCTCAGTTCACTTCTGGATACTCAGGTCAAGGATAAGGCTGATCTTGTGCTGAATCAGGTGTCCAGCGTGCAGGGGTATGTGCGGGAAATACTCAGGCCGAAAATGTATCAGACTTTGCCGGAAGGGGAGTTTGTTATCGAGGCCATGTCTTCATCGTATATTTCTCGAGCCATTATGGATCGGCTCAATTTGCGTCATTCGGAGTATTATTATCGTCGGGTAGCGGATAATGCGCGTAATCCGCTCTTTGAAATCAAGGACAGTGAGCGTGAACTCCTGGCATATTTCAGGAAAAATCCGGGTAAGGAATATTGGGAAGGGTACCGCAAGATTGATAGTAAGGAGTTTTTCGTCAAGGCACGTCCTGTGGAGTTTAAAAAATCGTGCATGACGTGTCACGGCGTGCCGGAGGATTCTCCCCCTGTCCTGCTTGAACGGTATGGAACGGAGCGAGGATTCGGTCATACGTTGGGTGATATTGCTGGTTTGGTCGTTGTCGGCGTTCCTATTGACGGAGCGGTCGGGAAGATTCGTGAAGCCACCATCGGCTATGCCGCTCTCTATGGCGGTGGCATGCTGCTTTTCTTTGCTTTGGTTCAGATCTTTTTCAATCGTCTTATCATGACCAACTTACATAGGTTGACTGACAAGTTCCGGAAGCTTTTTCAGGAAGACGAGGAACTCGGATTTATGGAAAAGTTGGAAAATGTTGACGAAATAGAAGAGGTTGTTCAGGGGCTTGAAGAGCTTGGCGATCATGTCCATGAGATGAACTATCAGTTGCGTCAGCACTCGGAGAATCTTGAGCAGATGGTCGAGGTCCGTACCGGTGAATTGAAACTTGAGGCCGAGGAACGGCGTTCGGATGTCGGTTTGTTTGTGCAGCTTCTTGATGGGTTGAATAAAAGTCATACTCGACGGCAGATGTGGCAACACTCTTTGCCACTTATTGTGCAGCGGTTCAGAGCCAGTCTTGGCGGCTTTATCTGCATGCTCGCCTCCCAGACATATTATACGTGGCCCGAAGAGACGCCCAAGCCCGATCTTCCTCATAACTGGAAAGAAATTATTACTGAAGTTGAGCCGTATTATGAGCCGGGCAAGGCATACATTCCGGTCTGGGCCAGTGATGCGTCTTCCGAGGGAATTTTGTGTTTAATCTGGGATGAGGGAACCATAATAACGAATCAGGACCGGAACGTTTTGCGGGCGTTGGGTCAGCAGCTTGGCATCGCCATGGAAAATCTGGCGGCCTTGCACAATCTTCTTCGTCAAAAAGACATGCTCCAGGCGATTGTCGAAGGCATCAGTGATCCTCTTTTACTTATGGACGGCGCTTGCGGTGTGGTTTTGGCTAATGAAGCCGCTCGCTCCTTGTGCGTGTCCTTTGGGGGAGCCGTGGCTGACACCGCCTGTTCCACTTTGTTTAGGCAGGGCGGCGTGTTTGAGAATTGTCCACTGAAGTCTTCGCTGGAACATGGAGAGGCCATGGCCCGAGAGGTGCAAACCGCAGATGGCAGGTCCTTTTCGATCAGTGTTTTTCCTGTGGCGGAAGGTGCTGCCAAAGAAGCACATGGTGTTGTTTATGTGCGTGATGTGACACAGGAAAAGCGGATGCTTGCTACTATGCAGCAGAGTGAAAAGTTGGCAACTGTTGGTCAATTGGCCGCAGGGTTGGCCCATGAAATTAATAATCCGTTAGGTGTTATTAAGTGCTATGCCGAGTTGCTGCGGGGAGCTGAGTCTCGACAGGAAATATCTTCTGACGCCGAGATTATCATCAAGCATGCTTCGCAGGCCGAGACTGTTCTGCAGGATTTGCTCAATTTTGCGCGTCCCAAGAAATCGGAGCCGGTTGATTTGAATGTGGGCAGGGTTGTCGCTGATGCCATCAACATCTTCCGTGTGCAAGCAGAGAAGAAGGGCGTGGAAGTCGTGCCGGAAGTCGAAGACGGTTTGCCTTCTATCATTACCAATGAACAGGCTGTGGAGCAAATTCTTACCAATTTGCTCAAAAATGCATTGGATGCGGTGACGAAAAAGGTCGGGCATATTATTGTTTCAGCACACTATAAATCTGATTCAGATACCATTGATGTTCGGGTGGCAGATAACGGTCCAGGTATCCCGGAAGGGGACATGCTGAAGTTGTTCGATCCGTTTTTTTCCACCAAGGAAGTGGGTAAAGGGACAGGGCTGGGGTTGGCCGTGGTTTATGGATTGGCCCAGGACATCGGCGGCAGCATTGAGATGGAAAATGATAATGGTGCTGTCTTTACAGTGCATCTTCCGGTCAACAGCGATTCCACTCGGAGCGAACAATGA
- a CDS encoding FUSC family protein, with product MSYIKRIIASSHIRHGIKVGVASVLAYVVSGFVGVPYAYWAVITTVIVMQVHVADSIHMCLYRFTGTAIGAGMGILLILIFPATPMYTLMGIFVGTGVCAYLTRYNVRFRMAAITVAIVYLTSLTDEHRILFTLSRVAEIGVGVSCAFLVSVILWPRRAGAALRERLEHQYGQLAVRYTLLMNNFLSLQQKTDPDLFDDFAGTTEKNKEMFHKVFSMERRFFRDDVNLLSTQVSVFRSVLERLQAMLTLLNQVEGVGFDIILAPELTELTRSTTTALRAIGMGVPHDTKRLEDAVSNIEIRFIELRRQGVTSRFGAQRLFQVLGFISSAQHLGEYVIKVIKEYEAVENKEIPS from the coding sequence ATGTCCTACATCAAAAGAATCATCGCAAGCAGTCACATCCGGCACGGTATCAAGGTCGGGGTGGCGAGTGTTCTCGCATATGTCGTATCCGGCTTTGTGGGCGTGCCATATGCTTACTGGGCCGTCATTACCACGGTTATCGTCATGCAGGTCCATGTGGCGGACTCCATTCACATGTGTCTGTATCGCTTTACCGGAACCGCCATTGGTGCGGGGATGGGTATTTTGCTTATCCTCATTTTCCCGGCAACGCCCATGTATACTTTGATGGGTATATTTGTCGGTACCGGGGTGTGTGCTTACCTGACGCGGTATAATGTGCGTTTTCGCATGGCGGCCATCACGGTGGCTATTGTATATCTGACCAGTCTTACCGACGAGCATCGTATACTGTTTACCCTGTCCAGAGTGGCAGAGATCGGCGTTGGTGTGTCCTGTGCCTTTCTTGTTTCCGTGATATTATGGCCCAGAAGGGCTGGCGCCGCATTGCGTGAGCGTTTGGAACATCAATACGGGCAATTGGCAGTCCGGTATACGTTGCTCATGAATAATTTTCTTTCTCTGCAACAAAAGACTGATCCTGATTTGTTTGATGATTTTGCGGGCACGACCGAGAAGAATAAGGAGATGTTCCACAAGGTTTTTTCCATGGAACGGCGATTTTTCAGGGATGACGTCAACCTGCTTTCGACACAGGTCAGTGTTTTTCGTTCTGTGCTCGAACGGTTGCAGGCCATGCTCACCTTGTTGAACCAGGTGGAAGGCGTGGGCTTTGATATCATCCTTGCCCCGGAACTGACAGAATTGACGCGATCCACGACGACCGCATTACGTGCCATCGGGATGGGGGTTCCTCATGATACGAAACGTTTGGAGGATGCCGTGAGCAATATCGAAATACGGTTTATTGAATTGCGTCGACAGGGCGTGACCAGTCGTTTCGGTGCACAACGTCTCTTTCAGGTGCTTGGTTTTATCAGTTCTGCCCAGCATCTTGGTGAATATGTC
- a CDS encoding linear amide C-N hydrolase: MFRKIHLFALIILTLLLQATPAVSCTRFIYTADDNQVLTGRSMDWLEDLHSDLWAFSRGMERDGGAGKGSIKWTAKYGSVIASGYDAASADGMNEKGLVANLLYLAESEYGSLNNKPGLSVAAWVQYVLDNYATVNEAVDSIRKEPFRIVAAKLPNGSAPTLHLAISDPTGDSAIFEYIKGKLTIHHGKQFKVMTNSPIYDRQLALDDYWQEIGGLTMLPGTNRASDRYVRASFYVDALPKFKDNRMAVSAAFSVIRNVSVPIGITTPDHPNISTTIWRSVSDQKNLIYYYESAISPNIFWIDLKKIDFSSTQKPQKISLQGHPIFAGDVSEHFVPTKPFKWMAPEK, translated from the coding sequence ATGTTTCGTAAAATACACTTATTCGCACTTATAATCCTAACGCTTCTGCTTCAGGCAACCCCTGCCGTTTCCTGCACACGTTTCATATATACGGCTGACGACAACCAGGTGTTAACCGGCCGCTCCATGGACTGGCTGGAGGACCTGCACAGTGATCTATGGGCGTTCTCTCGCGGCATGGAACGCGACGGTGGCGCGGGTAAAGGGTCCATTAAATGGACAGCAAAATATGGCAGTGTCATTGCCTCCGGGTACGACGCGGCCTCAGCAGACGGCATGAATGAAAAAGGTCTGGTTGCCAACCTGCTCTATCTGGCTGAATCGGAATACGGCTCACTCAACAACAAGCCGGGGCTGTCCGTGGCTGCATGGGTACAATATGTACTTGATAATTACGCCACAGTGAATGAAGCCGTGGACTCCATACGCAAAGAACCATTTCGTATCGTGGCTGCCAAACTCCCCAACGGCTCTGCTCCGACTCTGCATCTGGCCATTTCCGACCCGACCGGCGATTCCGCCATTTTCGAATACATCAAAGGCAAACTGACCATTCATCATGGCAAGCAGTTCAAAGTCATGACCAACTCTCCAATATACGACAGGCAACTTGCACTGGATGATTATTGGCAGGAAATCGGTGGTCTGACCATGCTCCCCGGCACCAACAGAGCCAGTGACCGATACGTCCGCGCCAGCTTTTATGTAGATGCCCTGCCCAAGTTCAAAGACAATCGCATGGCCGTATCCGCCGCATTCAGTGTCATCCGCAATGTCTCTGTTCCTATCGGCATCACCACCCCGGATCATCCGAACATCTCCACCACTATCTGGCGCTCCGTCTCAGACCAGAAGAACCTCATTTATTATTACGAATCCGCTATCTCTCCCAATATTTTCTGGATCGATTTGAAAAAAATCGATTTCAGCTCGACCCAAAAACCTCAAAAAATCAGCCTGCAAGGGCATCCGATCTTCGCTGGTGATGTGTCTGAACATTTTGTTCCGACAAAACCTTTCAAGTGGATGGCTCCTGAGAAATAA
- a CDS encoding universal stress protein produces the protein MKHILLATHGTPGARKAEKLARQWADQYGAKVTVLSIINEAWGDMTCDDWLNTSTTRNVFGSYVASEIAKEIDTVWDRLRTDFDGVELDFLSKGGKLDNVLAEAAVKIEADVAIMGAWQKEQAPGFRDRFENKRLHPQMPCPLVVAP, from the coding sequence ATGAAGCATATACTTCTCGCAACACACGGCACCCCCGGCGCACGCAAAGCTGAAAAGCTGGCCCGCCAATGGGCAGACCAGTACGGCGCAAAAGTCACCGTCCTTTCAATCATCAATGAAGCATGGGGCGATATGACCTGCGACGACTGGTTGAATACCTCCACCACGCGTAATGTCTTCGGTTCCTATGTAGCGAGTGAAATCGCCAAGGAAATCGATACGGTCTGGGACCGTCTGCGCACGGATTTTGATGGGGTGGAACTCGATTTTCTCAGCAAAGGCGGCAAGCTCGACAACGTGCTGGCCGAAGCCGCTGTCAAAATCGAGGCCGATGTAGCAATCATGGGTGCCTGGCAGAAAGAACAGGCCCCCGGCTTCAGAGACCGCTTTGAAAACAAGCGTCTGCACCCGCAGATGCCATGCCCACTGGTGGTGGCACCATGA
- a CDS encoding sigma-54-dependent transcriptional regulator: MTNAIGILIVDDEKDFATGLARLLGRQYPDEHIMAVLSGPEAIAALENDVFGLMLTDLNMPSMDGVELLRRAREMHPDMSVVMLTAYGTVETAVDALKIGAYDFLTKPVEPKDLFQVVERGLERSRLLGENARLQELLAKQIGPNEFVGESSAIRRLKDGVAAVAESEYTVLIRGESGTGKELVARTIHQLSGRSRKPLLTVNCPAIPDQLLESELFGHVKGAFTGADRDHKGIFVSADGGTLLLDEIGDISPGIQTKLLRALQEGEIRPVGSSKTVPVDVRILASTNQPLEEKIKDGSFREDLYYRLNVLNLNVPALRDRNDDIAILARHFLTISCEEMKVNPKAMAPDAVAYLTTKNWPGNVRELQNFIRRLAVFSSSESLELVHLRLVEGLEGLPGDESQGLTPYKDAKEKVVDDFTRTYVEELLSGTRGNVSKAARQSGLSRVALQKILKRLDVNAGSFK; encoded by the coding sequence ATGACAAACGCCATAGGCATACTCATCGTTGATGATGAAAAGGATTTTGCCACCGGACTCGCTCGTTTGCTGGGCAGACAGTATCCAGATGAACATATCATGGCCGTGCTTTCCGGGCCAGAGGCCATAGCTGCATTGGAAAACGATGTCTTTGGCTTGATGCTGACTGATTTGAACATGCCGAGCATGGATGGTGTCGAATTACTTCGTCGGGCTAGAGAAATGCATCCTGACATGAGTGTGGTCATGTTGACTGCTTATGGGACTGTGGAGACCGCAGTGGATGCGTTAAAAATCGGGGCCTACGATTTCCTGACAAAACCGGTGGAGCCTAAAGACCTGTTTCAGGTTGTTGAACGGGGACTTGAACGCAGTCGTCTTCTTGGGGAAAACGCCCGTCTTCAGGAATTGCTCGCCAAGCAGATCGGTCCCAATGAATTCGTGGGTGAGAGTTCTGCTATACGTCGGCTCAAAGATGGCGTGGCAGCCGTGGCCGAGTCCGAATATACCGTTTTGATTCGTGGAGAATCCGGGACAGGTAAAGAGTTGGTGGCCCGAACCATTCATCAGTTGAGCGGACGGAGCAGAAAGCCGTTGTTGACGGTCAATTGTCCGGCTATTCCCGATCAATTGCTGGAAAGTGAATTGTTTGGTCACGTCAAGGGGGCGTTCACCGGCGCAGACCGGGATCACAAAGGCATTTTTGTTTCAGCGGACGGAGGTACTCTGCTTCTTGATGAAATCGGTGACATTTCTCCGGGTATTCAGACCAAGTTACTTCGAGCATTGCAGGAAGGAGAGATCCGTCCAGTTGGTTCCAGCAAGACCGTTCCGGTGGACGTGCGTATTCTTGCCTCCACCAACCAGCCTCTTGAGGAGAAGATTAAGGACGGCAGCTTCCGTGAAGACCTCTATTATCGTCTTAATGTTCTTAATCTGAATGTGCCAGCACTTCGTGACCGTAATGATGACATTGCTATACTCGCCCGCCATTTCTTGACTATTTCCTGCGAAGAAATGAAGGTGAACCCAAAGGCCATGGCACCAGACGCCGTGGCGTATCTGACCACAAAAAATTGGCCCGGAAATGTTCGGGAATTGCAGAATTTCATCCGTCGATTGGCCGTTTTTTCTTCCAGTGAGTCTTTGGAACTGGTTCACCTTCGTCTCGTGGAAGGTCTTGAAGGGCTTCCTGGCGATGAATCGCAGGGTTTGACGCCCTATAAGGATGCCAAGGAAAAAGTGGTGGATGACTTCACCCGTACATATGTCGAAGAATTACTCTCCGGTACACGCGGTAATGTTTCCAAAGCCGCTCGTCAGAGTGGGCTGTCCAGAGTCGCTTTGCAGAAAATTCTCAAGCGGCTTGATGTGAACGCCGGGAGCTTTAAATAG
- a CDS encoding YciI family protein produces MFIISLTYICDLTEIDRFLDEHVAYLKEEYARGHFIASGRKDPRTGGIILAKAKSRTELDTILAKDPFHREHLAKYDIQEFIPTMTALGLEALLDLQAE; encoded by the coding sequence ATGTTTATTATTTCGTTGACCTATATTTGTGACCTCACTGAAATCGACCGTTTTCTGGACGAACACGTTGCCTATCTAAAAGAAGAATACGCACGCGGTCATTTCATCGCGTCCGGCCGCAAGGACCCCAGAACCGGCGGTATAATTCTCGCCAAAGCCAAATCCCGTACCGAACTCGATACGATTCTCGCAAAAGATCCATTCCACCGAGAACATCTTGCCAAATATGACATTCAGGAATTTATTCCGACCATGACAGCTCTAGGATTGGAAGCCCTACTTGACCTGCAGGCTGAGTAA
- a CDS encoding protein kinase domain-containing protein, whose product MWSALENAALRESLPSPLKPAQSIHDILIAGQLDRGRYNLHHLGRRRSKPYLLKQFYSIDTNAFLRWQNEARFIPLLPTEGYAWPCEEWRGGLITPFPEGLPIDEWLAQGGHPMQTRLEVAAMLAGQLARLHASGIAHRCLSPACVRIDKKGIVITDFGSARCEQWDDFWTDSSMSPNDATCASPESLKGEECGYDEDIHAFGAILYLLLAGKTAFNSIKLMLRPLFPGQIPPDKLSTTADVPDPIRALAAACLSLAPSDRPSMDEVARQMAHTCPHSTLDNKTISIPSGNASTKDKKKILVFVSDDNRSVPIFDTALKLAEAKPSVFLFVGLIPYNLPSGHTERFTGNLFKKMSQGLLRCRGASLAWSLRVLTSADPEKTAVDFVRQYRPDLILLGENGKRNKRTIRRGFHTHLAAENVRIHSVR is encoded by the coding sequence ATGTGGAGCGCACTGGAAAACGCTGCTCTTCGAGAGAGCCTCCCTTCTCCGCTCAAACCGGCGCAGTCCATTCACGACATCCTTATAGCCGGACAATTGGACCGGGGCAGATACAACCTGCATCACCTCGGCAGACGCCGCTCCAAACCATATCTTCTCAAACAATTCTACAGCATCGACACAAACGCTTTTCTACGCTGGCAGAATGAAGCCCGATTCATTCCTCTACTCCCGACAGAAGGATACGCATGGCCCTGTGAAGAATGGCGTGGTGGACTGATCACCCCATTTCCAGAGGGACTTCCGATTGATGAATGGCTTGCTCAGGGTGGACATCCTATGCAGACACGGCTTGAAGTCGCGGCCATGCTGGCCGGACAATTAGCACGCCTCCATGCTTCCGGCATCGCACATAGATGCCTCTCACCCGCATGTGTTCGTATCGACAAGAAAGGAATTGTCATCACGGATTTCGGCTCCGCCCGATGTGAACAGTGGGATGATTTCTGGACGGATTCAAGCATGAGTCCGAACGACGCGACCTGTGCTTCCCCGGAATCACTCAAGGGCGAAGAATGCGGTTATGATGAAGACATCCACGCGTTTGGCGCTATCCTTTATCTCCTGCTCGCTGGCAAAACAGCATTCAATTCCATCAAACTCATGCTGCGCCCGCTCTTTCCGGGACAGATCCCGCCAGACAAACTCTCCACAACGGCCGACGTTCCTGATCCGATTCGGGCTCTTGCTGCAGCCTGTCTGTCTCTCGCTCCATCAGACAGACCAAGCATGGATGAAGTCGCCAGACAAATGGCGCACACTTGTCCTCATTCCACTTTGGATAATAAAACAATTTCCATCCCAAGCGGCAATGCTTCGACCAAAGACAAAAAAAAGATTTTAGTCTTCGTGAGTGATGACAACCGATCCGTACCAATTTTCGACACAGCCTTGAAATTGGCCGAGGCCAAGCCATCCGTCTTTCTCTTTGTCGGCCTGATCCCCTACAACCTGCCAAGCGGCCACACCGAACGTTTCACAGGAAATCTTTTCAAGAAGATGAGCCAAGGGTTACTCCGGTGCAGGGGAGCCTCTCTCGCCTGGAGCTTGCGCGTACTCACAAGCGCTGACCCAGAAAAAACAGCAGTGGATTTTGTCAGGCAATACAGGCCTGATCTGATCCTCCTCGGCGAAAATGGAAAAAGAAACAAACGGACCATACGACGCGGCTTTCATACACATCTTGCCGCAGAGAATGTACGCATCCACTCCGTTCGATAA
- a CDS encoding YeiH family protein has translation MAQATVGRPDNTPVWIISGILLAYGVLVSSGALTGLLTTFKVHKAMDLMQTMAFVGGGLGVATAMLRQARWNKPLNNFDTFVLETIPGILFIVALAMGIRWFAEPMVKLASSAMVPALGFKLYKVLNLNYVVLGILVGIIITNSWGIPKFAASGVKTARFVLKMGVILLGARYSFAELAKLGMVSVWMIGFFVLGTVFFVLFLGKVFKQPKTMTGVLSAGMGVCGVSATVACAPVVKAKCSEMAYTIGTILGFGILCMFVFPTVGKIAGMNATQFGAWAGTGILNSAQVAAACLAFNAVDIKTLKVGEIFNITRVLFLPVIVLVLATWYGKQSGQKLSFKEVVIDKFPIFIIGFLILFFMSSLGLFSPADHYKGKYLDFSYNERTEVTPEELTILKAAAVAGIQGLNVQETASLDNLVKQHQIAGNFDDRGDKTKFDTVARERMAGLESMIARAKGGEVTISTDVKSALSHAIKQVHKKSKTIVTLTNAMIWFFAYGLIGLGMQITGKSLAQAGGWPLVMGGISGVAKATLSFIVVMYFVKDVVLH, from the coding sequence ATGGCTCAAGCAACTGTCGGACGTCCCGACAACACACCCGTATGGATCATCAGTGGTATTCTACTGGCATACGGCGTTCTCGTTTCCTCGGGAGCACTGACTGGTCTTCTGACCACATTCAAAGTCCATAAGGCAATGGACCTGATGCAGACCATGGCTTTCGTGGGCGGCGGACTTGGTGTCGCTACTGCGATGCTCAGGCAAGCACGTTGGAATAAACCCCTCAACAACTTTGACACCTTTGTACTGGAAACCATTCCGGGCATTCTGTTCATTGTGGCCTTGGCCATGGGCATCCGCTGGTTTGCAGAGCCGATGGTCAAACTCGCAAGTTCAGCCATGGTTCCAGCCCTTGGCTTCAAGCTCTACAAGGTACTGAACCTGAACTATGTTGTCCTCGGTATTCTCGTCGGTATCATCATCACCAACAGCTGGGGTATCCCAAAATTCGCAGCATCAGGCGTCAAAACCGCCCGCTTCGTGTTGAAGATGGGTGTTATCCTGCTGGGTGCCCGTTACTCCTTTGCAGAACTGGCAAAGCTGGGCATGGTTTCAGTCTGGATGATCGGCTTCTTTGTTCTGGGTACCGTATTCTTCGTCCTGTTCCTGGGTAAAGTTTTCAAACAACCTAAGACCATGACTGGCGTCCTGTCCGCAGGCATGGGTGTTTGCGGCGTATCCGCAACTGTTGCCTGCGCCCCGGTCGTCAAGGCCAAATGCTCCGAGATGGCCTACACCATCGGCACCATCCTCGGCTTTGGTATCCTGTGCATGTTCGTCTTCCCCACCGTTGGTAAAATCGCAGGCATGAACGCTACCCAGTTCGGCGCATGGGCCGGCACCGGCATCCTGAACTCTGCTCAGGTCGCTGCCGCCTGTCTCGCATTCAACGCTGTTGACATTAAAACCCTGAAAGTCGGTGAAATCTTCAACATCACCCGCGTTCTGTTCCTGCCCGTCATCGTTCTGGTGCTCGCCACATGGTACGGCAAGCAGTCCGGTCAAAAGTTGAGCTTCAAGGAAGTTGTCATCGACAAGTTCCCCATCTTCATCATCGGCTTCCTTATCCTGTTCTTCATGTCCTCCCTGGGTCTGTTCTCACCAGCAGATCACTACAAGGGCAAATACCTCGACTTCAGCTACAACGAACGCACCGAAGTCACTCCTGAAGAACTGACCATACTGAAAGCTGCGGCTGTCGCAGGCATTCAAGGGCTTAACGTGCAGGAAACCGCATCGTTGGATAACCTTGTCAAACAGCACCAGATCGCCGGTAACTTCGACGATCGTGGCGACAAAACCAAGTTCGACACTGTGGCCCGTGAACGTATGGCCGGTCTGGAATCCATGATCGCCCGTGCAAAGGGTGGCGAAGTGACGATTTCCACAGACGTCAAATCAGCACTCTCACACGCGATCAAGCAGGTTCACAAAAAATCCAAGACTATTGTTACCCTGACCAACGCCATGATCTGGTTCTTTGCTTATGGTCTCATCGGCCTTGGCATGCAGATCACAGGCAAGTCCCTTGCTCAGGCAGGCGGCTGGCCGCTGGTCATGGGTGGTATCTCCGGCGTTGCCAAGGCGACCCTGTCCTTCATCGTCGTCATGTACTTCGTCAAGGACGTCGTCCTTCACTAA